In the genome of Erinaceus europaeus chromosome 8, mEriEur2.1, whole genome shotgun sequence, one region contains:
- the LOC132539784 gene encoding ORM1-like protein 2 has protein sequence MNVGVAHSEVNPNTRVMNSRGIWLAYVILVGLLHMILLSISFISIPVVWTLTNVIHNLAMYVFLHTVKGTPFETPDQGKSRLLTHWEQMDYGIQFTSSRKFLSIFPIVLYILASFYTKYNAAHFFINTASLLSVLLPKLPQFHGVRVFGINKY, from the coding sequence ATGAATGTGGGGGTGGCACACAGTGAAGTAAACCCCAACACTCGAGTGATGAACAGCCGGGGCATCTGGCTGGCCTATGTCATCTTGGTGGGACTGCTGCACATGATCCTACTCAGCATCTCCTTCATCAGCATTCCTGTTGTCTGGACCCTGACCAACGTCATACATAACTTGGCTATGTATGTTTTCCTACATACGGTGAAAGGGACACCCTTTGAGACCCCTGACCAAGGAAAATCTCGGCTACTGACACACTGGGAACAGATGGACTATGGGATCCAATTTACTTCTTCACGCAAATTCCTCAGCATTTTTCCTATTGTGCTCTACATCCTGGCCAGCTTCTACACCAAGTACAATGCTGCTCACTTCTTCATCAACACAGCTTCATTGCTCAGTGTACTGCTACctaagttgccccaatttcatgGGGTTCGTGTTTTTGGCATCAACAAATACTAA